One Lachancea thermotolerans CBS 6340 chromosome F complete sequence DNA window includes the following coding sequences:
- a CDS encoding KLTH0F08096p (weakly similar to uniprot|Q03466 Saccharomyces cerevisiae YDR206W), with product MSSVEYSGPEGILNQFKKYQEQLAGILQAYSANQDDALLSGFLTFAHSKCNKYFDEILLSDDGQGHAGEPVRGAEDMQLTMDCLWKSVHYPIFKWFQLWRQHLVSVNVDQKPRYVELRKLNSKLTKFFKVIHKFYYGILEKVSSEFELFEILPHLFLQKLNIQTKESPEKTVLRSDDQLAISVIILIHRSLLNLGSCHRYKSMCEKFKDTSQDLQFFKKSMRYFNLATLVLPSVGEPYLQEGLIYVQARNFGFSTYSFARSALSRLPSAAGLPNFLSSVCDPNSKIFTQVMIAFQDIFKQERDGRVVNREIIEIYFLVLFCANFAPALWSGETGKCLLSGARLQHIREQYCQKTATRYAKNLPLILQNEILLIAGFDLLKTYNSANKDEKATQKVKNSFLGFSFDLISHFIDNVVVKEIENQQEWVYLAFVRVVNCWLMSNKAALQFAHRDVRFCDAMMRLMNSVLKSPTLTRPPELNHRPRRPYFFEEDVSLRDFKSVKFTLSDFNDDEVFSAGNASGALIGMVDKRLSKKDEHKLRLEAVGVSGKRFLAKNACGIQFVDGQFMKSAIKTKAGQSWAQKAKNTPQSTLKKSVSMRELEAKIQNESGPATWGYSGSSVPQAPASIKARPSTSFTERPLSRDVSTPSFTKQKAAGSESRSSLSERHQAMPAAVEPPLNMSPAAGSTPNAAAPVMAQPMQYYPPHAPVSSPAIVQNAAPNTSQLFEAPFYPNVPLQMVNTPYMQYWPQAYPLAAYNPMMPLPQNAGMNPPAPLAPQQGTAGLQAQSPAFMGNYAYPQY from the coding sequence ATGTCAAGCGTTGAGTACTCAGGTCCGGAAGGGATCCTGAATCAGTTTAAAAAATACCAAGAGCAGCTGGCCGGCATCTTGCAGGCATACTCCGCAAACCAGGACGACGCATTGCTCAGTGGGTTTCTTACATTCGCGCACTCTAAGTGCAACAAGTATTTCGACGAGATACTGCTGTCGGACGATGGCCAAGGGCATGCAGGCGAGCCGGTGAGAGGTGCCGAAGACATGCAATTAACTATGGACTGTTTGTGGAAAAGTGTGCATTACCCGATATTCAAGTGGTTCCAGCTTTGGCGGCAGCACCTTGTGTCGGTCAATGTTGACCAAAAACCTCGTTACGTTGAGTTAAGAAAGCTAAACTCCAAGCTCaccaagtttttcaaggtcatCCACAAGTTCTACTACGGCATTCTCGAAAAAGTGAGTTCCGAGTTCGAGCTGTTTGAAATTCTGCCACAcctcttccttcaaaagttgaacATCCAGACAAAGGAAAGCCCTGAGAAAACCGTCCTTCGAAGCGACGACCAGCTGGCTATTTCGGTCATAATCCTAATTCACCGGTCTTTACTGAACCTTGGGTCATGCCACCGGTATAAGTCAATGTGCGAGAAATTCAAGGATACTTCCCAAGACCTCCAGTTTTTTAAAAAATCGATGAGGTACTTCAACCTGGCGACTTTAGTTCTCCCTTCAGTTGGTGAACCCTACCTCCAAGAGGGTCTGATTTACGTTCAAGCCAGAAACTTTGGCTTTTCGACATATTCGTTTGCTAGAAGCGCGCTCTCCCGGCTCCCTAGTGCGGCAGGGCTCCccaattttttgagctcagTTTGCGACCCCAACAGCAAAATCTTCACGCAAGTCATGATCGCATTTCAAGACATCttcaaacaagaaagagacGGGCGAGTGGTCAACCGGGAAATTATCGAAATATacttcttggtcttgttCTGTGCCAATTTCGCCCCTGCACTCTGGTCTGGTGAAACCGGAAAGTGTCTACTCAGCGGAGCTAGATTGCAGCATATTAGAGAGCAGTATTGCCAAAAGACTGCTACCAGGTACGCCAAGAACCTTCCTTTGATCCTACAAAACGAAATTTTATTGATTGCCGGATTCGACCTGTTGAAGACCTACAATAGCGCGAACAAGGACGAAAAAGCTACTCAAAAGGTTAAGAACTCATTCTTGGGCTTTAGCTTTGATCTCATTAGTCATTTTATTGACAATGTTGTGGTTaaggaaattgaaaacCAACAGGAATGGGTTTACCTCGCTTTTGTCCGCGTTGTTAACTGCTGGTTAATGAGTAACAAGGCTGCACTGCAATTCGCTCATAGAGATGTGAGGTTTTGTGACGCAATGATGCGTTTGATGAACTCTGTTCTTAAAAGCCCAACGTTGACACGGCCTCCGGAGCTCAACCACCGGCCTAGAAGGCCttacttttttgaagaagacgttTCGCTCAGAGATTTCAAAAGTGTGAAATTTACTCTTTCTGACTTCAATGACGATGAGGTTTTCAGCGCCGGTAATGCATCAGGCGCCTTGATTGGGATGGTTGACAAAAGGCTGTCCAAGAAGGATGAACATAAGCTGAGACTTGAGGCTGTCGGTGTGTCCGGGAAGAGATTTTTGGCGAAAAACGCTTGTGGTATCCAATTTGTTGATGGGCAGTTTATGAAGTCTGCGATTAAGACCAAAGCGGGGCAGAGCTGGGCTCAAAAGGCTAAAAACACTCCCCAATCCACTCTTAAAAAGTCAGTGTCAATGCGAGAGCTTGAGGCAAAAATCCAGAATGAGTCTGGCCCTGCTACATGGGGCTACAGCGGGTCCTCCGTACCTCAGGCGCCTGCTAGTATCAAGGCAAGACCTAGTACCTCATTCACCGAGAGACCGCTATCTCGAGATGTCAGCACTCCGAGTTTCACCAAACAAAAGGCGGCGGGTTCAGAAAGCAGAAGTAGTCTCTCCGAGAGACACCAGGCTATGCCCGCCGCAGTAGAACCTCCTTTGAATATGAGCCCTGCGGCAGGTAGCACCCCTAATGCAGCTGCTCCAGTGATGGCACAGCCTATGCAGTACTATCCTCCCCATGCTCCTGTCAGCTCTCCGGCGATTGTGCAAAACGCTGCGCCCAATACAAGCCAACTGTTCGAGGCGCCATTCTATCCTAATGTTCCTCTCCAGATGGTGAACACACCTTACATGCAATACTGGCCTCAGGCATACCCTCTAGCTGCATACAACCCTATGATGCCTCTACCTCAAAACGCCGGCATGAACCCTCCTGCGCCACTTGCTCCCCAACAAGGGACAGCCGGCCTCCAGGCTCAGTCTCCTGCGTTCATGGGGAACTACGCCTATCCACAATATTGA
- the TOP3 gene encoding DNA topoisomerase 3 (similar to uniprot|P13099 Saccharomyces cerevisiae YLR234W TOP3 DNA Topoisomerase III), with protein MPRVVCVAEKNSIAKAVAGILSGGRCSRRDSPNKYIKNYDFTFSFGFSGSSSVTMTSVAGHLTGLDLDQAHGWGKCPIPQVFDAPIVDTRTKDQQKIADNIKKECRNADYLMIWTDCDREGEYIGWEIVQTAIQANQSLQANVYRAVFSHLESGHIMHAARNPKRLDQRAVDAVRTRMEVDLRSGVAFTRFLTELLGSTVGRDSGSKNDQRPIISYGTCQFPTLGFVVDRFERIRKFVPEKFWFIQISIPNDSEKTVFQWERGHLFDRLAVAVIYELCLEASGNIAKVADLKSKPTTKWRPLPLTTVELQKNCSRFLKMSAKTSLDAAEKLYQKGYISYPRTETDIFPPNMDLQALVQQQTNDRRWGEYAQNLLNGNGPNCFKWPRAGKNDDKAHPPIHPIVSCGEGLDNENEKKVYEYVTRHFLACCSEDSKGHSTTMVLHWGPEAFTANGIVVLERNFLDVYLWMKWETTKQLPNLNVGQEVELLTYLMKDGQTSPPNQMTESELILLMDANGIGTDATIAEHIEKIQQRDYIKKKKVNKQTYLIPTTLGISLVHGFEAIGLEDSFAKPFLRREMELDLKLICSGNKNRADVVKDLINKYQNYYGLTSTKQVKLIETYTNIKSVM; from the coding sequence ATGCCTCGGGTTGTTTGCGTTGCTGAGAAAAACTCTATTGCAAAGGCGGTTGCTGGAATACTAAGTGGAGGAAGATGTTCCAGACGAGACAGTCCTAACAAGTATATCAAAAACTATGATTTCACTTTCAGCTTCGGGTTCAGCGGCTCGAGCAGTGTAACAATGACGTCCGTGGCCGGACATCTGACAGGGCTGGACCTTGACCAGGCTCACGGGTGGGGGAAGTGTCCGATTCCGCAGGTCTTTGACGCGCCTATCGTAGATACGCGAACCAAAGACCAGCAGAAAATCGCagacaacatcaaaaaagAATGCAGGAATGCCGACTATCTTATGATTTGGACAGATTGCGATAGAGAGGGCGAGTACATTGGATGGGAGATCGTGCAGACCGCAATACAGGCCAATCAGTCACTACAGGCAAATGTTTACCGTGCGGTTTTCTCGCATTTAGAGAGCGGGCATATCATGCACGCTGCGAGAAACCCCAAGCGGCTCGATCAGCGAGCCGTTGACGCTGTGAGAACGCGAATGGAAGTCGACTTGAGATCGGGTGTGGCCTTCACGCGTTTTCTTACCGAGCTTCTGGGGTCTACAGTCGGGCGCGACTCTGGTTCCAAAAACGATCAGAGGCCAATTATATCGTACGGGACCTGCCAGTTCCCAACTCTGGGATTCGTGGTCGACAGGTTCGAAAGAATTCGGAAATTTGTTCCGGAGAAATTCTGGTTTATACAGATCTCGATCCCAAACGACAGCGAAAAAACAGTTTTCCAGTGGGAAAGGGGCCATCTATTTGATAGGCTTGCTGTGGCAGTGATCTACGAACTCTGTCTCGAGGCTTCCGGGAATATCGCCAAAGTTGCTGATCTGAAGTCAAAACCTACAACAAAGTGGAGGCCACTACCCTTGACCACTGTGGAGTTACAAAAAAACTGCTCGAGATTTTTAAAGATGAGTGCAAAGACATCTCTCGATGCCGCAGAAAAGCTGTACCAAAAAGGATACATTTCATACCCCAGAACAGAAACCGATATATTCCCTCCAAATATGGATTTACAGGCGCTAGTTCAGCAACAGACAAACGACCGCCGATGGGGAGAGTATGCTCAAAATCTCTTGAACGGGAACGGCCCCAATTGCTTCAAATGGCCGAGAGCTGGTAAGAATGATGATAAAGCGCATCCCCCGATCCATCCCATTGTCAGCTGTGGCGAGGGCCTAGATaacgaaaacgaaaaaaagGTGTACGAGTACGTTACAAGGCATTTCTTAGCGTGCTGCTCCGAAGACTCCAAGGGTCACTCAACAACGATGGTTTTACATTGGGGCCCGGAGGCCTTCACTGCCAACGGAATAGTCGTGCTTGAGCGGAATTTTCTGGACGTCTACTTGTGGATGAAATGGGAGACAACGAAGCAACTGCCGAATCTCAACGttggtcaagaagttgagcttctgaCCTACTTAATGAAAGATGGACAGACCTCTCCTCCCAACCAAATGACTGAAAGTGAGCTTATTCTTCTGATGGATGCCAATGGGATTGGAACGGACGCCACAATTGCAGAGCACATCGAAAAGATTCAACAAAGAGATtacatcaagaaaaagaaggtgAATAAGCAAACATACCTAATTCCAACCACATTGGGGATCTCTCTTGTTCACGGTTTTGAGGCCATTGGGTTAGAAGATTCTTTTGCGAAACCATTTTTACGGCGCGAGATGGAGCTTGATCTCAAGCTAATTTGTAGCGGGAACAAAAATCGTGCGGATGTTGTCAAAGATTTGATAAACAAGTACCAGAATTACTATGGATTGACCTCTACGAAACAAGTCAAATTAATCGAAACGTACACTAACATAAAGTCAGTTATGTAA